From Domibacillus sp. DTU_2020_1001157_1_SI_ALB_TIR_016, a single genomic window includes:
- the rimP gene encoding ribosome maturation factor RimP: protein MSKIIETVEQIAVPIIEELNLELVETEYVKEGKNWFLRLYIDKENGVDIEECAAVSERLSEKLDALDPDPIPDNYFLEVSSPGAERPLKKEQDFERAVGRHVNIKLYEPIDGEKTFEGTLLSFADGELTVEYMVKTRKKQVTVPLSKVAKARLAVTF, encoded by the coding sequence ATGAGCAAAATCATCGAAACGGTTGAACAAATCGCCGTACCAATCATTGAAGAATTAAACCTCGAACTCGTTGAAACAGAGTATGTAAAAGAGGGGAAAAACTGGTTTTTGCGCCTCTACATTGACAAAGAAAACGGCGTGGACATTGAAGAGTGCGCAGCGGTCAGCGAACGGTTGAGCGAAAAGCTTGATGCACTCGACCCGGACCCGATTCCAGACAATTATTTCCTTGAAGTCTCATCACCAGGGGCAGAGCGTCCGCTTAAAAAAGAGCAGGACTTTGAACGGGCTGTCGGCCGGCATGTGAACATTAAGCTTTATGAGCCAATTGATGGGGAAAAAACATTTGAAGGAACACTTCTTTCCTTTGCAGATGGCGAGCTGACTGTAGAATATATGGTTAAAACCCGCAAAAAGCAAGTGACGGTTCCACTTTCCAAAGTGGCAAAAGCGCGTCTGGCTGTCACATTTTAA
- the nusA gene encoding transcription termination factor NusA yields MSSELYDALLYLEKEKGIERSLLIEAIEAALVSAYKRNFNQAQNVRVELNLEAGSMRVFARKEVVEEVFDFRLEIALADAVQINPSYEIGDVVEMEVTPKDFGRIAAQAAKQVVTQRVREAERGIIYSEFIDREEDIMTGIVQRQDARFIYVSLGKIEALLPQAEQMANETYKPHDRIKVFITKVERTTKGPQIYVSRTHPGLLKRLFEIEVPEIFDGTVEIRSVSREAGDRSKISVHAENPEVDPIGACVGPKGNRVQAIVNELKGEKIDIVQWSEDPVVFVANALSPAKVVEVMVEEENKATTVIVPDYQLSLAIGKRGQNARLAAKLTGWKIDIKSETDARAAGIYPSGKTAEQDEDDTEPSNNNLEDFFSEEIE; encoded by the coding sequence ATGAGTTCAGAATTATATGATGCGTTGCTTTATCTTGAGAAAGAAAAAGGCATTGAGCGCAGTTTGTTAATTGAAGCAATTGAAGCAGCACTTGTCTCAGCGTATAAACGCAATTTTAACCAGGCACAAAACGTTCGGGTGGAGCTGAATTTAGAAGCCGGCTCAATGCGTGTGTTTGCCCGGAAAGAGGTAGTAGAGGAAGTATTCGACTTCCGTTTGGAAATTGCGCTGGCTGATGCAGTACAAATCAATCCTTCTTATGAAATTGGCGATGTGGTCGAAATGGAAGTAACACCAAAAGATTTTGGCCGAATTGCAGCTCAAGCAGCAAAGCAAGTTGTAACGCAGCGTGTTCGTGAAGCAGAACGCGGAATTATTTATTCGGAATTTATCGACCGTGAAGAAGATATTATGACCGGTATTGTACAGCGCCAGGATGCCCGCTTTATTTATGTAAGCCTTGGCAAAATCGAGGCGCTTTTGCCACAGGCAGAGCAAATGGCGAATGAAACATACAAGCCGCATGATCGAATCAAAGTGTTTATTACAAAAGTGGAGCGGACAACAAAAGGCCCGCAAATTTATGTATCACGCACACATCCAGGACTTCTGAAGCGCTTGTTTGAAATTGAAGTGCCGGAAATTTTTGACGGCACTGTTGAAATTCGCTCGGTATCACGCGAAGCAGGCGACCGTTCCAAAATTTCTGTTCATGCAGAAAACCCGGAAGTGGATCCGATTGGCGCTTGCGTCGGTCCGAAAGGCAATCGCGTTCAGGCAATCGTAAACGAGCTGAAAGGCGAAAAAATCGATATCGTTCAGTGGTCAGAAGATCCGGTTGTCTTTGTGGCTAATGCCCTCAGCCCGGCTAAAGTCGTTGAGGTTATGGTGGAAGAGGAAAACAAAGCAACAACCGTTATCGTACCGGATTATCAATTATCACTGGCTATCGGCAAGCGCGGTCAAAACGCCCGTCTTGCAGCGAAACTAACCGGCTGGAAAATTGATATCAAAAGTGAAACGGACGCTCGGGCAGCAGGCATTTATCCAAGCGGAAAAACAGCCGAGCAGGATGAAGATGATACGGAGCCGTCGAACAACAACCTTGAAGATTTCTTTTCTGAAGAAATCGAATAA